The following are encoded in a window of Psilocybe cubensis strain MGC-MH-2018 chromosome 4, whole genome shotgun sequence genomic DNA:
- a CDS encoding 3-O-methyltransferase 2 yields MSHPHGQIAALAALISDAAKVVEAQYASTERPYVPSLDDTDPHPFDERSSKELRTAIQIIEGACAQLSATVARPSHTIVNRLMGFYEPNCLNVALTFKIPDVLNKKPAGMHISEIGRETGIEEGKVGRILRLLASKHIFREVSENVFANNRLSVQLLSTNPLSSLGLHFTDECQKSTVLLSDVLADKEWGHSYAPNHTAFNKYTGFPDPLFVYYETDKPKGAERGARFGLGMIGWGTASEAQSVIHEFPWGELPDGATVCDVGGGIGNITIQLAKAYPKLQLILQDLPGAIQQAQNEIWPVQCPEAIAENRIEFKPLDFFAESPVSGCHIYYLKNIVHDWPDADCIRILANVREAMVPRSRLLVQEYILQHANRVPDDKSLFKQAPEPMLPNFGAGRIRQYNLDLDMMTALNSQERRLPEFIELGKAAGLKFVKLWDFGETALRLGSSGTSTPLDM; encoded by the exons ATGTCTCATCCACATGGCCAAATTGCTGCGCTGGCTGCTCTCATATCTGACGCCGCGAAAGTCGTTGAAGCGCAGTATGCGAGTACGGAACGGCCTTATGTCCCCTCTCTGGACGATACGGACCCACATCCATTTGACGAGCGATCGAGTAAAGAGCTGAGAACAGCAATTCAGATAATTGAGGGTGCCTGTGCTCAGCTCTCGGCCACTGTGGCGAGGCCTAGTCATACCATCGTGAAT AGGCTCATGGGT TTTTATGAGCCTAACTGTCTCAACGTTGCGCTCACGTTCAAAATTCCGGATGTCCTAAATAAAAAACCAGCCGGAATGCATATTTCAGAGATTGGGCGAGAGACAGGAATAGAGGAAGGCAAAGTCGGGAGAATTCTCAGGCTTCTTGCGTCGAAGCACATCTTTCGAGAAG TATCCGAAAATGTTTTCGCAAACAATCGTCTCAGCGTTCAACTTCTTAGTACAAATCCTCTGTCCAGTCTAGGACTACACTT TACGGATGAGTGCCAAAAGTCAACCGTCCTACTTTCAGACGTTCTGGCGGACAAGGAATGGGGTCATTCTTATGCCCCAAACCACACTGCATTCAACAAGTACACCGGATTCCCAGATCCATTATTTGTGTATTACGAGACG GATAAGCCCAAGGGCGCTGAGCGAGGCGCTCGTTTCGGGCTTGGTATGATCGGCTGGGGTACCGCAAGTGAAGCCCAGTCCGTCATTCACG AATTCCCTTGGGGTGAACTTCCGGATGGCGCCACCGTCTGCGACGTCGGGGGAGGTATCGGGAATATCACCATTCAGCTAGCGAAGGCGTATCCCAAGCTTCAACTCATTCTCCAGGATCTTCCTGGAGCCATTCAGCAAGCACAAAATGAAATATGGCCTGTACAATGTCCAGAGGCTATTGCCGAGAACCGCATTGAGTTCAAACCTTTGGACTTCTTCGCAGAGTCTCCAGTGTCGGGATGCCACATATATTAT CTTAAAAACATCGT TCACGACTGGCCTGATGCCGATTGTATCAGAATTCTTGCTAATGTCCGCGAGGCTATGGTTCCTCGTAGCAGACTTTTAGTCC AGGAATATATCTTACAACATGCCAACCGCGTTCCCGACGACAAGTCACTTTTCAAACAAGCGCCCGAACCCATGTTACCAAACTTTGGCGCCGGACGGATTCGACAGTACAACCTCGACTTGGACATGATGACCGCGCTGAACAGCCAGGAACGCCGTCTACCCGAGTTTATCGAGCTAGGCAAAGCAGCTGGATTGAAATTTGTGAAGCTATGGGACTTCGGCGAGACAGctctaagattgggctcatcaggaaccagcacccccttag atatgtag
- a CDS encoding Carboxylesterase A, with protein sequence MPPPRFKLAILMATSIVLAGFMLFDLGARANLGGKFRNVSTSESWDGFRSWEQLRPSRDLVWRNCAPGRQCARLIVPLDYSNQDSGGEAVIALVRKPAVVPKDSKLYRGPILFNPGGPGASGVDFIIGETGDLFSTILGPEFDLIGFDPRGIARSIPRVSFFKTDIERSLFDYVSLPLVNGSDEGIHRTLARAKIVGQLAAEADSGYLRHINTDYTARDMLRIVEAHGRSKLQYWGFSYGTVLGATFAAMFPVIKHSKLLA encoded by the exons ATGCCACCCCCTCGGTTCAAACTGGCAATCTTGATGGCAACTTCAATTGTACTGGCAGGGTTCATGCTTTTCGATTTGGGCGCCCGGGCCAACCTTGGTGGAAAATTTAGGAATGTATCTACAAGTGAATCGTGGGATGGTTTTAGGAGTTGGGAACAG CTTCGCCCGAGCAGGGACTTAGTCTGGAGGAACTGTGCTCCTGGTCGCCAATGCGCTCGTCTCATT GTCCCATTGGATTACTCTAATCAAGATTCCGGAGGCGAGGCGGTCATTGCTCTTGTACGCAAGCCTGCAGTGGTCCCAAAGGACTCCAAGCTCTATCGAGGACCAATTCTTTTCAATCCGGGAGGCCCAGGTGCAAGCGGCGTTGACTTTATCATTGGAGAAACGGGAGATCTCTTCAGTACCATCCTTGGTCCTGAGTTTGACCTTATTGGTTTTGATCCTCGCG GGATAGCAAGGTCAATTCCTCgtgtttctttcttcaaaaCAGATATCGAAAGATCGTTGTTTGATTACGTCTCCTTGCCCCTGGTGAATGGATCTGATGAGGGTATCCACCGAACATTGGCCCGCGCCAAAATTGTGGGCCAGTTGGCCGCAGAAGCTGATAGTGGGTACTTGAGGCATATCAACACCGATTACACGGCTCGTGATATGCTTCGAATTGTTGAGGCTCATGGTAGATCAAAGCTGCAATATTGGGGGTTCTC ATATGGAACCGTCTTAGGGGCAACGTTTGCAGCTATGTTTCCTGTAATCAAACACTCAAAATTGCTGGCCTAG
- a CDS encoding Carboxylesterase A, protein MGGSIFVQNTTPVTGSLLRIIPTLTRQLCNRWKVFSLVEEWLLRVSYHQLQSGCDSLQSIGAWEWIAPNKDLVWEECAPGRECARLIVPLDYANPNNEKAVIALVRKPAVVPRDSEKYRGPILFNPGGPGGSGVDLIMGKTADLLATIVGPEFDLVSFDPRGMLVRSAHQNFTMLKHASRDSQTDMERHLFSYTTLPLVNNSDEGIHRTLARAKLVGQLAAESDNGYLRHMNTDYTARDMLQIVEAYGRSKLQYWGFSYGTILGATFAAMFPDKIERMVIDGVADAEDYYALDRHLTSLIDTDKILDGFFTECAEAGPENCHFWAPTADDIRRNLTVIFESIRSRPIPVKTDTTYGVLDYRKLKETIFTTLYKPYTLFPSLATALADLSAGNASALYTLIPGPKSPDCQCSPESSPFNSSVTDATTGILCNDGEEILEDVVALENHLNNLMKMSFWGDVWAGLRLNCLGWPKFPKTQFRGPFEGKTSHPILLIGNTADPVTPLWAARNMSRGFEGSVVLQQNSLGHCSLAAPSPCTQQYVRKYFIDGTLPPAGTVCEPIRGIFSVPDLSSITVEADEEQMILKNASSDLHDPAFLQAVIDLSGIEIVSGPL, encoded by the exons ATGGGCGGCTCTATATTTGTTCAAAATACCACGCCCGTTACTGGATCTTTACTGCGCATCATTCCTACTCTGACCCGCCAACTGTGTAACAGGTGGAAAGTCTTTTCGCTCGTTGAGGAATGGCTCCTAAGG GTTAGTTACCACCAGCTGCAAAGTGGATGCGACAGTTTGCAGAGTATAGGAGCATGGGAATGG ATTGCCCCAAACAAAGATCTAGTCTGGGAGGAATGCGCTCCTGGACGCGAATGTGCTCGACTGATC GTTCCTTTGGACTATGCCAACCCAAACAATGAGAAAGCGGTTATTGCCCTTGTGCGCAAACCTGCTGTGGTTCCACGAGATTCTGAAAAGTATCGGGGACCAATCCTTTTCAATCCCGGAGGTCCTGGCGGAAGTGGAGTTGACCTCATCATGGGGAAAACTGCAGACCTTCTGGCCACCATCGTTGGTCCTGAATTTGATCTTGTCAGCTTCGACCCTCGAGGTATGTTAGTTAGAAGTGCCCATCAAAATTTTACGATGCTTAAACATGCTTCCAGGGATAGCCAG ACGGACATGGAAAGACATCTGTTTAGCTATACTACATTGCCCCTTGTGAACAATTCGGATGAGGGTATCCATAGAACGCTGGCTCGTGCCAAGCTTGTAGGCCAATTGGCTGCAGAGAGCGATAACGGCTACTTGCGACACATGAATACCGACTACACTGCGCGTGATATGCTTCAGATTGTCGAGGCGTATGGAAGGTCTAAATTACAGTATTGGGGCTTTTC ATATGGTACTATCCTCGGAGCGACTTTTGCAGCTATGTTTCCG GATAAAATTGAACGAATGGTCATTGACGGAGTTGCTGATGCCGAGGATTACTACGCAT TGGATAGACATTTGACTAGCCTGATCGATACCGATAAAATTCTCGATGGGTTCTTCACGGAGTGTGCTGAAGCTGGCCCTGAGAATTGCCATTTCTGGGCGCCGACTGCAGATGATATACGACGAAACTTGACTGTGATATTTGAGAGCATTCGCTCTCGACCAATCCCAGTTAAAACAGACACAACATATGGAGTACTGGACTATAGGAAGTTAAAAGAGACGATCTTTACCACACTTTACAAGCCATATACGTTATTCCCTTCTTTGGCCACGGCTCTTGCTGATCTATCTGCTGGGAATGCGTCTGCTCTCTACACGTTGATTCCTGGTCCCAAGTCCCCTGATTGTCAATGTTCTCCTGAGTCATCTCCATTTAATTCCAGTGTCACGGACGCAACGACAGGCATCCTATGCAACGACGGCGAAGAGATCCTTGAAGACGTAGTCGCTTTGGAAAATCATTTGAACAATTTAATGAAGATGTCATTTTGGGGTGATGTATGGGCTGGGCTTCGATTGAACTGTTT AGGATGGCCCAAATTTCCCAAGACCCAATTTAGAG GTCCTTTTGAGGGGAAGACCAGTCATCCTATTCTCCTCATTGGAAATACGGCAG ATCCCGTTACCCCGCTATGGGC TGCAAGGAACATGTCTCGTGGTTTCGAAGGGTCCGTTGTACTCCAACAAAATTCATTAGGG CATTGCTCCCTGGCAGCACCATCGCCATGCACACAACAATATGTGCGCAAGTATTTCATTGATGGAACTCTTCCTCCTGCAGGAACAGTTTGTGAGCCAATTAGAGGCATATTCTCTGTTCCGGATCTCAGTAGTATAACTGTGGAGGCTGACGAAGAGCAGATGATCTTGAAAAACGCATCTTCTGATCTTCATGATCCAGCATTCTTGCAGGCAGTCATCGATCTCAGCGGGATAGAAATTGTGTCAGGTCCTCTCTGA
- a CDS encoding Carboxylesterase A: protein MAPNNRWFRSSVFVVASILGIGLFLSARDQRATFNQVQRERQVNDEWQRPQARVLSGRNAAVVVNVPLDYSNPDGEEAIIALARKPAAVPRDSKSYRGPILLNPGGPGGSGVGLIMGQGGDLLRTIVGPEFDLVGFDPRGIARSTPRISFFKTDIERHLFNYASSFLVNNSDEGIHRTLARAKLVGQLAAESDSGYLRHMNTDHTVRDMLRIVEAHGRSKIQYWGFSYVGPPELQCTADRFLTITLDTDKVLDGFFTECAQAGPDNCQFWAPTATHIRRNLTSIFESIRYRPISVKTDSTYGLLDYSKLKQTIFATLYNPYVFFPSLAKALAELVTGNGSTLYTLIPDSIVPECQCDPELSYTSDTDASIAIICNDGEEILEDIDALENHLESSMKISQWGDVMAGFRLNCPFKGKTSHPMLIIGNTADPVTPLWS, encoded by the exons ATGGCACCTAATAACCGCTGGTTCAGGTCAAGTGTTTTTGTGGTGGCCTCGATTTTAGGTATAGGGCTCTTTCTATCTGCCAGGGACCAACGGGCCACTTTCAATCAGGTGCAAAGAGAACGTCAAGTTAATGACGAATGGCAAAGG CCCCAAGCAAGAGTCTTGTCTGGAAGGAATGCGGCCGTGGTCGTCAAT GTTCCATTGGATTACTCTAACCCTGACGGCGAGGAGGCCATTATTGCCCTGGCGCGCAAACCCGCTGCAGTTCCAAGAGATTCCAAAAGCTATCGGGGACCAATCCTTCTCAATCCAGGAGGACCTGGCGGAAGCGGTGTAGGGCTTATCATGGGGCAAGGAGGGGACCTGTTGAGAACCATTGTCGGTCCTGAGTTTGACCTTGTCGGTTTTGACCCTCGAG GGATTGCCAGGTCAACCCCTCGTATCTCTTTTTTCAAGACGGACATCGAAAGGCATCTATTTAATTACGCCTCATCGTTCCTTGTGAACAATTCGGACGAGGGCATCCATAGGACGTTGGCTCGTGCCAAACTTGTAGGCCAATTGGCTGCAGAGAGCGACAGCGGCTACTTGCGACACATGAATACAGACCATACCGTTCGCGATATGCTTCGAATCGTTGAGGCGCATGGAAGATCCAAAATACAGTACTGGGGCTTCTCGTATGTTGGACCACCTGAGCTGCAAT GCACAGCGGATAGATTTCTGACAATAACCCTCGATACCGATAAAGTTCTCGACGGGTTCTTCACCGAGTGTGCTCAAGCCGGCCCCGATAATTGTCAGTTCTGGGCGCCTACTGCGACACATATACGACGAAACCTGACTTCTATATTCGAGAGCATTCGTTATCGTCCTATCTCAGTCAAAACGGACTCAACGTACGGGCTACTGGACTACAGCAAACTGAAACAGACAATCTTTGCCACTCTTTACAACCCTTACGTGTTTTTCCCTTCACTGGCCAAGGCTCTCGCAGAGCTTGTCACTGGTAACGGATCTACTCTCTACACATTGATCCCTGATTCCATTGTTCCTGAGTGCCAATGTGATCCTGAGCTCTCTTATACTAGCGATACGGACGCCAGTATTGCCATTATATGCAATGACGGTGAAGAGATTCTTGAAGACATAGATGCTTTGGAGAATCATCTGGAAAGTTCAATGAAAATTTCACAGTGGGGCGATGTTATGGCAGGCTTTAGGTTGAACT GCCCATTTAAGGGTAAAACGAGCCATCCCATGCTCATCATAGGAAATACTGCAG ACCCTGTCACTCCTTTATGGTCGTAA
- a CDS encoding Transcription elongation factor SPT5 has translation MSSYKRRRLDSLGNRTDINPFIDIEAAVSDDDESSEELDYEGGQLLNDNDEYSEDEERVAHSRLYHAMQNTDNTDEWSDLLPMLLPSRMKIRPDNDIEPSSSRELIQKYGNPQPGGLGDNNYMPSATDIMYEIGCKVGREEAVAFKIMQMSTNPTFPIILARSVFAQSSIPGRIYVEAPSMQHAHTLACLVRELNPTHLVRLSSERCMEILSHPPPSRPEDQSWVKVAGKRKAWTTYANATGLVFTFQGWKSVVLIPRPPDNIKKSHLDRIFQDGFIITDFDAIDLKYLSNVLPTSSELEQFRECPFVTTETLAQASKAISMTRLKRYDRVKIIGGEYLGLFGTVKSVSDAEVEVHIPSQGITQAVALHDLRAAFQIGDSVEVVEGDHKDLHGWVSDFDGRSVCIIAPEHEREVIVPIHTVIFYVPPAHATLRPRKRHSSKLGERDHNDVYIGLSVIVVGNNTFKGYYGIVKSTTPDGFADVELEACNQRVERIKISHLIIHNREHINSAQDPGPSGGATPMPSTVASFLSPAWNPYSAIPVHSAVEIAELPSTVAHWLDTKYDKLKGLRLKVVDKSKGDHQVAMELLSLTDDTAHLALLGRTLTLPKSVLFPIHPVKKDDFVTPLEGDSMGIIFRIRSIDKDICVVHKYPVTRMKRGDTFPTFPTTSLIQIFPPSRGVKVVNM, from the exons ATGTCTAGTTATAAACGCAGACGACTTGACAGCCTAGGCAACCGCACA GACATTAATCCCTTCATAGACATTGAAGCAGCGgtttccgatgatgatgaaagttcggaagagcttgatTATGAAGGGGGCCAACTAC TGAATGATAACGATGAATActctgaggatgaggaacgtGTTGCACACTCTCGGCTATATCATGCCATGCAAAATACAGATAACACTGATGAATGGAGCGATTTGTTGCCCATGCTTCTGCCTTCACGCATGAAAATTCGTCCTGACAATGATATAGAGCCATCTAGTTCACGAGAACTTATACAGAAATATGGCAATCCCCAACCAGGAGGACTTGGTGATAATAATTATATGCCTTCCGCGACTGATATCATGTATGAAATAGGTTGCAAG GTTGGACGCGAAGAGGCCGTCGCTTTCAAAATTATGCAGATGTCAACGAACCCTACATTTCCCATCATCCTTGCCCGGTCTGTCTTCGCTCAATCCTCAATTCCTGGGAGAATCTACGTCGAGGCGCCATCAATGCAACATGCGCATACGTTAGCCTGCCTCGTTAGAGAGCTTAATCCGACACATTTAGTTAGGCTATCCTCGGAGAGATGTATGGAGATCCTATCTCATCCCCCACCCTCACGCCCTGAAGACCAATCGTGGGTcaaggttgctggaaagcGTAAGGCTTGGACGACCTACGCAAATGCTACCGGCCTTGTGTTCACATTCCAGGGTTGGAAAAGTGTTGTTCTTATCCCCAGACCTCCggacaacatcaagaaatcgCACCTCGACAGGATATTCCAGGATGGATTTATTATCACGGATTTCGACGCCATCGATctcaaatatctttccaatgTCCTCCCAACATCGTCCGAGTTGGAGCAATTTCGCGAGTGTCCATTTGTAACGACGGAGACCTTAGCGCAAGCCTCGAAAGCCATCTCCATGACTCGACTGAAACGATATGATCGAGTCAAAATTATTGGTGGAGAATACTTAGGTCTTTTTGGAACGGTCAAGAGTGTTTCTGACGCTGAGGTGGAAGTGCACATCCCCTCCCAAGGTATAACACAAGCAGTTGCACTACACGATCTACGTGCAGCTTTCCAGATAGGCGATAGTgttgaagtcgttgaagggGATCACAAAGATCTCCATGGATGGGTGTCAGACTTTGATGGAAGATCTGTTTGTATTATCGCCCCAGAGCACGAACGCGAA GTCATTGTGCCCATCCACACAGTCATATTCTACGTCCCCCCTGCCCATGCTACTCTTCGCCCGCGAAAGCGTCATTCGTCAAAGCTTGGAGAAAGAGACCACAACGACGTCTATATAGGTTTGAGtgtcatcgttgtcgggaATAATACATTCAAGGGGTACTATGGCATCGTTAAAAGCACTACCCCCGACGGCTTTGCAGACGTTGAGCTGGAAGCTTGTAACCAGAGGGTGGAACGTATTAAAATATCACATTTAATTATACA CAACCGAGAACATATAAATTCCGCTCAAGACCCCGGGCCTTCTGGTGGAGCAACTCCAATGCCGTCCACAGTAGCAAGTTTTCTGTCTCCTGCATGGAATCCGTATTCAGCAATACCTGTACACTCGGCGGTGGAAATCGCAGAACTACCCTCAACCGTCGCTCACTGGCTAGATACGAAATACGATAAGCTGAAAGGATTACGATTAAAAGTCGTAGACAAATCCAAGGGCGACCATCAAGTGGCGATGGAACTTCTCAGCCTTACCGACGATACTGCCCACCTAGCATTACTGGGACGTACACTGACATTACCGAAATCAGTGttgtttccaattcatcCTGTAAAAAAGGACGACTTCGTTACACCGCTTGAGGGCGATTCAATGGGGATTATATTCAGGATACGATCAATAGACAAGGATATTTGCGTTGTACATAAATATCCCGTTACTCGTATGAAACGCGGTGATACATTCCCAACTTTTCCGACAACATCTTTGATTCAAATCTTCCCCCCGTCCCGTGGTGTCAAAGTTGTAAATATGTAG